Sequence from the Methanofastidiosum sp. genome:
ATCTAGAATTTATTGTAGATTGTTTAATATTTCATTTATAATCATACCCTCAATTAATATACGGAAATATTTATAGAAATTATAATGAGGCAATACTTAAACTTATATAATTTGAGTAATGACATAAACTTGTAATGTTGCCCAAGATAATGTTGGAAAAAAATCTGGAATATGGAACTAAATTGAACATAGGTTATACTAAACTATGTGAATGCACTTCCAATAAATTAAATTGCTTAACCGCTAAAGAATGGCTTAAAAGTCAAATAGGCGTCTGGCAATTTTCATATGAAAAAGAAGACATAAGAGACAAAAATATCCATCCTGCAACTTTCCCAATTTCTCTAGCTAGAAAAGTAATCCAACTGTTTACGCACGAGGGTGAACTTGTAGTTGATCCATTTGTTGGAAGTGGGACAACTCTGGTCGCTGCAAAATCCTTAAATCGTAATGCTGTAGGATTCGATCTCCATGAAGAATATATTAAATTATGTGGAAAACGATTGGCCGATGAGAAATTATTTAGCAATACGTCTCAAATAGCAATTCAGGACGATGCCCGAAACATCGAAAAATATTTTGATGAAGAAACAATCTCCTTGATATTTACTTCACCACCTTATGCTAACTTATTAAACAGACCACGTAAAAATAAATCTCGAAGAGATAGAAATACTGAGCAGCTGGGAAAGGTCGAGCAATATTCCCAGGACTCCCGTGATTTGGGCATTCTAGATATTGATGAGTATACCTCTCAAATGGGGGATATTTTTGAGAATATATTGCCCCTAATAAAACCAAGAGGGCATTGTGTTATTAACGTGCCAGATATGTGGTGGGAAAACTCAAGAATTACAATTCATGTTTCTTTGATAAATGAATTAAGAGAACGAAATTATGAACTTAGGAACATTATCATCTGGGACAGGACAAATATAGTAAATAAAGTAGGAATATTTGGATGGCCGAGTAATTATATCACAATGGGAGTTACCTTTGAATATTTGCTTGATTTCTGGAAACCCTCTCCTAAAAAGGATATATAGGTGGTTGCATGAAAATTTATACAAAAGAAGAACTAATTTCCAAATTAATAGAAGTAAGAGATATGGGATGGATACAGAATTTAAGACCTGGAAATGCCGGTGGTGTTGGTAATACTCTAGAAGATTTACTTGGAATCGAAGAAAATAATTTGCCGTTACCCAATGCTTCAGAATGGGAATTAAAATGCCAGAGAAAAGGTTCTTCTTCGCTAACCACTCTTTTTCATACAGAACCCTCACCAAGGGCATTAAAAATTGTCCCTGCAATTCTTCTTCCCTTATATGGGTGGCCCCATAAAGAGGCAGGTATCAAATATTCTCCTGAAGAAATGAGTTTCAGACAGACCATAAATGGACTTTCAAGAACGGATAGGGGATTTGGGGTCGTGGTTGATAGAAATTCAAAGAAGATCGTTATCTCTTTTGATTCGGCTAAAGTATCAGATAGACATGGACAATGGATGAAAAATGTTGAGAAAAAAGTAGGACTTGTAGAACTAAATCCCCAACCTTATTGGGGATTTGAAGATTTACATCATACGGCCGGTACAAAACTTCTAAATTGTTTTTATGTCAAAGCCGAAGTGAAAAAAGAAGAAGGCAAAGAGTTTTATTATTACAGAGATATATTGAAATTAGAAAAATTTGATTTTGATAAATTCGTTAAAGCTATTGAAAACGGGGTAATACTGATTGATTTTGATGCAAGAACTGGCCACAATCATGGAACTAAATTTAGAATGAGAGAGGATAGATTACCCGAACTTTATGAAAAAGTTGAAAATATATCTTGATTTGATCATTTATTTCAAACCATTTTCCACATATATAAGAATGTGAAAAAAGTAGGAAAATTATTTCTTTTCTCTTTCCTTAATGACAACGTATAAGTCCACATAGTTCCCAATAAAATCAGGTGATGCAAAACGGCAGCAATAGTTGAAATGAATGGAAAGAAATTTGTTGAAGGAAATGAGATAATAGCAGCTTGGAAGAGCCAAACAGGCTGGCACTGGTTTGCAACTGAAGTTTCTGAAATAAGGAGAGTAGAGGACGAGACAGGCGGCTCAGTGATAAACGGAAAGCCTGAGAACGACATAATCTACTACGGCCTAGTTTTAGGGCCAACGGAGGAGTGGGGCTACTTTTCCGGAAGAGAGCTAGAGATGGACGAAAGGGTAGAAAAATTATTTTAATTTTATTATTATTCCAGTAGCAGCAAGCAAAAACTCTTAAAACACGTATTTTCCTCTTTTACTACATCTAGTTGGTAGCCTGCGTTTCTTGCAGTCTTGAAAACATCAATCCCCGCACCTTCCATTGAGGGCCTTGCAATTCTTCGATTAACGCACTTCTTTTTGTCAAATAAACTTGGATTCTCCAAGCTTTCCGCAGGACAAACATCGCAAAGCCTGCATGTTCCTGCGTAGTATGCAAATGCCCTGTAGAGTCCGCTCAAGAAAGCCTCTCTTTCGAGGCCTGCCATGTTTCTTTGAATTTGTCTCCACTCGCCCCTTTCCCTAAGGTCTGTAAATTCAATTAACATTGCTTTGCTGTACTCATTTAACCTTTTTCTTGTTTCGTCTGGTGGTTGCACGTAAGGGGGGCACGCAAACCTTTTCCCGTATTGTCGGCATCCAAATTCGCACTTCTGCCTGACCCAATCGTTTACAGAAATGTCGGATATAGGTATTATTTTAACTGAGTTAGCGCCCTTTTCAATGGCCATGTTTTTTATTTTTTCAATGCCATCTTCCATCGAATCACCAATATTGCGTTCAAATATATATTTATATACTTTATGGGCATTAAAATATACTGAATATATAATAATAACTTTAATAGTTATAATGGAAACTTTTTTATTTCCCCACAAATATTATGCTCATGGATAAAGACATTAAGATTGAAGAAGAGCTTAAGGAAATCAAATCTGAACTTTCTTTGATTAGAAATGAACTTCGAAATCTGTCTAGGCCTCCGTTGGATCAAAATAATGCTAATGTCAGAGATAACTTTAGGGGAGTCATTTCGAGCTTGATTTTAGACGATCTTGACCAATCTCTAGATAACAATATTGTAAGTGACTGCAACAAAAATCCAGCCTGCAAGAAAGCATTTCGAAAAATATTGCTTGACAATCAAGAACTGATAGACTCTGGGAAATTCAACGAGGAAAATGCCTCTAAGAACAAAGATAAATTAGATGACATGAAAAAAACTGCGCCCTATGATAAATGTGAAATATGTTTTGGCGAAGTTTCAGAGCTTTTTGGCAAGCAGGTTAGAATAGCAAGATCTATGAAAATATATAAATCAAAGACCGAGAGCATGTCAAAGCTCAATGAGGTCTCTGTCGATGCCATTGTATCAGACTTTCTTGAACCTGTGGCAAACATACACCGATTGCAGATAGTAAAGTCTCTAGCCAAAGGCACAAAAAGCTTTTCTGAGCTTTCAAAAATAACAGGCCTAACAGGGGGAAATCTGCTTTTCCATCTTCAAAAACTTACCGAAAACGAAATAATACTTCAGTCCCATGAAAGGGGAGACTATTTAATTACAGAAAAAGGACACGCAATTTTATTGGCTGTTCTCGAACTACATCTCTCTATGAATCTTTCAAAAGAAGAAAAATAAAAATAAATTATCTCTTGTAGGGAAATATTTCCTTTACATCTATCAAAACTGCATAGTTTGCTTTAGGCAGTTGAGGCATTTTTTCTTTCAATGCTTTAGAAACGTTTTCATAAATTGGGCCTGAGTCCATGAGCGTGGCTTTGCCCTTTATCTGGAATCCTTTGCTTCTGTCCTTATTTAAAACGTAAAGGGATATGTTTGGATTCTCTTTCAAGTTTTTTGCAGTATGGGGTGAAGCAATTTCTGCAAAAACAAGTTTGTCCTTTTCTAATACAGTAATACTTCCTTTAGGCGAAACGTTTGGAACTCCATCCCGCCCTGATGTTCCGGCAAATACCAAATGCTCTTCCTGGATCAAATCCATAACTTCTTGTGGCATGTCCATAATATCACCAATACCATTGGGGTTTGAGTTATTTTTATATTTGCCCGTCACTGAAGTATATTTAGTATATTTTTATGACAAAAAAATATATAAATATGACTAAAGTAATTCTTATTGTTGGAGGTGGATATATGGATGCAAAAAATGAAATCAGACTGCAAATTTTATCTGCCCTGAAAAATGCTAAGTTTCCAATAGATACTCCAGAAAAACTCATTGCAGCTTTTCCCAACGGTGCTGACACCAAATGCAAATCCGGAAACATTGAGATGACCGCAGGAGAAGCGGGAAAACTATTAAAAGCCAGCGACTTTCCATTTCTTAACGCAGATATGGTGGCAAACACTATAGTCCAGAGGGCAGGATTATAAATTTATTTTTTTATTTTTATTTAATGGAGGAAGTGCATGAAAAATGTCAATCTCAAGGCAGAGATAATCTCTAATGCCAACAAATTGGATTTAGACTTCATCAGCGTAGCAGATGCTAAGGGGTATTTAAATCAAGATTATGTTGGGAATAAGCCCCAGGACATAATGAAAAACTGCAGTAGCGTAATTGTATTTGGTGTGTCAATCCCAAAAGGTGCATATGACTCTTTGCCAAAAGGCCGAGCGGAGTACACAAATACACTTCTCGCTGCGACTGCCACTTTGAGAATTGCCGGTTTTAGACTGGCAAAACTAATCGAGGAAAGGGGATATAGTGCAACTCTTGCCCCTTCTGAAGGAAGTGAATTTGGGTATTGGTATGCAAACAAAGAAACGCTCAAGGCAAATTTTTCAATGAAGTACGCATGTTATCTATCGGGAATAGGATCATACGGAAAAAATCATCTTATAATAACTGACAAATTCGGCTCAAGAGTAAGGATGGCCGCAATTTTAACTGATGCTGAAATTGGTGCAGACTGCCAATCTAAAAGTTTAATCTCTGAAAAATGCAAAAACTGTTACAAGTGCGTTGAGACATGCCCAGTTTCTGCTTTTTCTATTGATGGGAAAATCGACCGAAGGAAATGCAGGGAATATATGTTTGGCGAGCTTGGCGGGTTGCGCTGTGGCATGTGCGTAAAAGTATGCCCGATTTGATGAAAGAATTACATATATCTCTTCAAAAATCTCCTTGTGTCTTCGGTATCCATCCATCCTTGATCAAGTTGTTTAATAATCTCTTCAATCCTAGCTATCTGTTTTAAAAACCGTTTTTTAGTCTTCTCATTTTCAATCTCGACTTGTGCAAATCCACAAATTATTGTTAATGGATTTCTTATGTGATCCACAAGATGGGCAAAGTACTCTAGATTTTCGCTTAATTGCTTTTGGGATATATTAATGAGCGTGACGTCTTCTGCTATTCCCCTATACCCTATAATCTTCCCATCCTTACCTTTCCAAAGAGTGAAATCAAATAAAAGGTCTAATTGTCGACCATACTTTGTCTTCCATTGCGACTGGAAATTTTTGACAAATCCTTTCTCCTCAATCTCATCTTGGAATATTTTCCTGT
This genomic interval carries:
- a CDS encoding epoxyqueuosine reductase is translated as MKNVNLKAEIISNANKLDLDFISVADAKGYLNQDYVGNKPQDIMKNCSSVIVFGVSIPKGAYDSLPKGRAEYTNTLLAATATLRIAGFRLAKLIEERGYSATLAPSEGSEFGYWYANKETLKANFSMKYACYLSGIGSYGKNHLIITDKFGSRVRMAAILTDAEIGADCQSKSLISEKCKNCYKCVETCPVSAFSIDGKIDRRKCREYMFGELGGLRCGMCVKVCPI
- a CDS encoding MvaI/BcnI restriction endonuclease family protein; amino-acid sequence: MGGCMKIYTKEELISKLIEVRDMGWIQNLRPGNAGGVGNTLEDLLGIEENNLPLPNASEWELKCQRKGSSSLTTLFHTEPSPRALKIVPAILLPLYGWPHKEAGIKYSPEEMSFRQTINGLSRTDRGFGVVVDRNSKKIVISFDSAKVSDRHGQWMKNVEKKVGLVELNPQPYWGFEDLHHTAGTKLLNCFYVKAEVKKEEGKEFYYYRDILKLEKFDFDKFVKAIENGVILIDFDARTGHNHGTKFRMREDRLPELYEKVENIS
- a CDS encoding pyridoxamine 5'-phosphate oxidase; the protein is MDMPQEVMDLIQEEHLVFAGTSGRDGVPNVSPKGSITVLEKDKLVFAEIASPHTAKNLKENPNISLYVLNKDRSKGFQIKGKATLMDSGPIYENVSKALKEKMPQLPKANYAVLIDVKEIFPYKR
- a CDS encoding winged helix-turn-helix transcriptional regulator yields the protein MDKDIKIEEELKEIKSELSLIRNELRNLSRPPLDQNNANVRDNFRGVISSLILDDLDQSLDNNIVSDCNKNPACKKAFRKILLDNQELIDSGKFNEENASKNKDKLDDMKKTAPYDKCEICFGEVSELFGKQVRIARSMKIYKSKTESMSKLNEVSVDAIVSDFLEPVANIHRLQIVKSLAKGTKSFSELSKITGLTGGNLLFHLQKLTENEIILQSHERGDYLITEKGHAILLAVLELHLSMNLSKEEK
- a CDS encoding DUF2284 domain-containing protein — translated: MEDGIEKIKNMAIEKGANSVKIIPISDISVNDWVRQKCEFGCRQYGKRFACPPYVQPPDETRKRLNEYSKAMLIEFTDLRERGEWRQIQRNMAGLEREAFLSGLYRAFAYYAGTCRLCDVCPAESLENPSLFDKKKCVNRRIARPSMEGAGIDVFKTARNAGYQLDVVKEENTCFKSFCLLLLE
- a CDS encoding site-specific DNA-methyltransferase, with amino-acid sequence MLPKIMLEKNLEYGTKLNIGYTKLCECTSNKLNCLTAKEWLKSQIGVWQFSYEKEDIRDKNIHPATFPISLARKVIQLFTHEGELVVDPFVGSGTTLVAAKSLNRNAVGFDLHEEYIKLCGKRLADEKLFSNTSQIAIQDDARNIEKYFDEETISLIFTSPPYANLLNRPRKNKSRRDRNTEQLGKVEQYSQDSRDLGILDIDEYTSQMGDIFENILPLIKPRGHCVINVPDMWWENSRITIHVSLINELRERNYELRNIIIWDRTNIVNKVGIFGWPSNYITMGVTFEYLLDFWKPSPKKDI